Proteins encoded within one genomic window of Elephas maximus indicus isolate mEleMax1 chromosome 21, mEleMax1 primary haplotype, whole genome shotgun sequence:
- the NDRG4 gene encoding protein NDRG4 isoform X8, with the protein MKVLGHKIELLTGLLLHDVTMAGLQELRFPEEKPLLRGQDATELENSDAFLLTVDTDWKPIWEQGLRASKWLLRRPAGRMGQPRRGQDPSINVPGTGPHHRVDPLLPSGPSRGVIQAFVCPSWSSRGRLPRQDAGMLGRGECGWVWEEGHPSVPCLVRWSCSAAPWGLLRKCGGLQAPWSAGVAGGSQALGRGRGRMTSLRRRVRRVWDSPVRPRRSATRVSVCAYPLACDLYLVSFLSPEAEFPLPTCVRGCLQAAALLPVCVGGGGVLVVRLSTEGQAASFFLKGYVRGSPWSPGTSVPGGQRPRKSQPWPLQTAPAGWGLCGGGWRKGRRALLRACLRATRDP; encoded by the exons ATGAAGGTGCTGGGCCACAAGATCGAACTGCTCACAG GGCTGCTGCTCCACGACGTGACCATGGCGGGGCTGCAGGAGCTGCGATTTCCGGAGGAGAAGCCGCTGCTCCGGGGCCAGGACGCCACCGAGCTG GAGAACTCAGATGCCTTCCTCTTGACTGTGGACACAGACTGGAAG CCAATCTGGGAGCAGGGGCTCAGGGCGAGCAAGTGGCTGCTCCGGAGGCCCGCAGGGAGGATGGGCCAGCCTCGGCGGGGCCAGGATCCGAGTATAAATGTCCCGGGAACGGGGCCCCATCACAGAGTCGACCCTCTCCTCCCAAGCGGCCCCTCCCGCGGAGTGATTCAGGCCTTTGTTTGTCCTTCCTGGTCGAGTCGGGGCCGCCTCCCTCGGCAAGATGCCGGAATGCTGGGACGGGGTGAGTGCGGCTGGGTCTGGGAGGAAGGGCATCCCTCAGTCCCGTGTCTGGTGCGTTGGTCCTGCAGTGCCGCACCGTGGGGGTTGCTGAGGAAATGCGGAGGGCTCCAAGCTCCCTGGTCCGCAGGAGTGGCTGGGGGCAGTCAGGCCCTAGGGAGAGGGCGGGGTCGGATGACATCTCTGCGGAGACGGGTGCGACGTGTCTGGGACTCGCCCGTGAGGCCCCGAAGGTCTGCTACACGCGTGTCAGTGTGTGCATATCCACTGGCGTGTGACCTCTACCTGGTGTCCTTCCTGAGCCCCGAGGCAGAGTTCCCCCTGCCAACCTGTGTCCGAGGGTGTCTGCAGGCGGCTGCCCTCCTGCCCGTGTGTGTTGGTGGGGGCGGTGTCTTGGTTGTTCGGTTGAGCACCGAAGGACAGGCAGCCTCTTTCTTCCTTAAGGGCTACGTGCGAGGCTCTCCGTGGTCCCCGGGCACTTCGGTGCCAGGCGGGCAGAGGCCGAGGAAGTCTCAGCCCTGGCCACTGCAGACGGCTCCTGCAGGCTGGGGTCTCTGCGGGGGAGGGTGGAGGAAGGGTCGCCGTGCCTTACTTCGTGCGTGCCTTAGGGCAACGCGGGATCCTTGA